The following is a genomic window from Candidatus Hydrogenedentota bacterium.
GAAGCGCTGGTTTCCTACGACTACCGGTGGGGGAGGTTGTACGCGGGCGGAGGGTATTTGGTCCATCGCGAACCGGCCTCGCTCGACCGGAATCGCGTGCAGTGGGGAGTCGAGTTGCGCGGCCCCTCCATTCCATCACCGATCCTTGGACGGGCGCTGGCAGGGTTTCTCGTCACGCCGGTGCTCGGGGCGGACTTCAAGTCATTCGAGGAGTTGAACTGGGTGATCAATGCCAATGTCGTCGGCGGAATCGAGTGGTCGAGACAGGGATCGAGTCGCCGCTTCCGCTTCCTGGTGAATTACTATCA
Proteins encoded in this region:
- a CDS encoding DUF1207 domain-containing protein — protein: EALVSYDYRWGRLYAGGGYLVHREPASLDRNRVQWGVELRGPSIPSPILGRALAGFLVTPVLGADFKSFEELNWVINANVVGGIEWSRQGSSRRFRFLVNYYHGFTPYGQFFAQKVETVGFGFYLQL